Proteins from a genomic interval of Medicago truncatula cultivar Jemalong A17 chromosome 3, MtrunA17r5.0-ANR, whole genome shotgun sequence:
- the LOC25490993 gene encoding EKC/KEOPS complex subunit TP53RK, which yields MGTETESSDSSLILIKQGAEARVFETSFVGRRSVVKERFSKKYRHPTLDAKLTLKRLNAEARCTTKARRLGVCTPVLYAVDPVSHTLTFEFVEGPSVKDVFLEFGSCGVNEERLGKIASQIGDVIAKLHDGGLVHGDLTTSNMLLKNDTDQLVLIDFGLSFTSTLPEDKAVDLYVLERALVSMHSSCGNVMDQILAAYRKSSKQWSSTMNKLADVRQRGRKRTMVG from the exons ATGGGGACTGAAACTGAGTCATCAGATAGCTCTCTCATTCTCATCAAGCAAGGAGCTGAAGCT aggGTTTTTGAGACTTCTTTTGTGGGAAGAAGGTCTGTTGTCAAGGAGAGATTCTCAAAGAAGTACAGACATCCGACTTTGGATGCTAAGTTGACACTCAAGCGCTTAAATGCG GAGGCGAGGTGCACAACAAAAGCAAGGCGACTCGGTGTTTGTACTCCTGTGCTGTATGCTGTGGATCCTGTATCACACACTTTAACATTTGAATTTGTTGAAGGACCTTCAGTCAAAGATGTATTTCTCGAATTCGGATCATGTGGTGTCAATGAAGAGCGCTTGGGAAAGATTGCATCCCAAATTGGTGATGTAATTGCGAAGTTACATGATGGTGGTCTTGTTCATGGCGATTTAACAACATCAAACATGTTACTAAAGAATGATACTGATCAGTTG GTTCTTATTGACTTTGGTTTAAGCTTCACTTCAACTCTACCAGAAGATAAAGCCGTCGATTTGTATGTTTTAGAAAGAGCCCTTGTTTCGATGCATTCTTCATGTGGTAATGTG ATGGATCAGATACTTGCTGCTTACCGCAAATCATCGAAACAGTGGTCATCCACAATGAACAAGCTTGCAGACG TGCGACAGAGAGGACGAAAGAGGACCATGGTTGGATGA
- the LOC25490994 gene encoding alanine--glyoxylate aminotransferase 2 homolog 2, mitochondrial, with translation MQPRKLIMWDKICMWQNRVFSTTIARSNEDGVNFLPKMPQFNHTPSPYNGPSASDLIQRRNQYLPTFVNTYYNHPLNLVEGKMQYVYDENGRRYLDAFGGIATVSCGHCHPDVVEAIVNQTRLLQHTTVLYLNHNVVDFGEALAAKMPGELKVVFFTNSGTEANELALMMARLYTGCHDIISIRNGYHGNATSTMGVTAQFYHKFNVVQTGVHHVLNPDPYRGVFGLDGAKYANDVQDIINHGTCGHVAGFVAEAIQGVGGVIELAPGYLPAVYSIIKKAGGVFIADEVQSGFGRTGSHFWGFEAHGIVPDIVTLAKGIGNGAPIGAVVTTPEIAKVLKYAYYFSTFGGNPVCAAAGLAVLNVIEKDKLQQNAYVVGSYLKDRLNSLMEKHEIIGDVRGRGMLLGVELVKDRKLKTPVKDENMQILEQMKDMGVLVGKGGFYGNVLRITPPLCFNKEDADFLVDVMDYTMSKM, from the exons ATGCAGCCACGAAAACTTATTATGTGGGACAAAATTTGCATGTGGCAGAATCGTGTGTTTTCCACCACCATAGCTCGAAGCAATGAAGATGGTGTCAATTTTCTTCCCAAAATGCCACAATTCAATCACACTCCATCTCCTTACAATGGCCCTTCAGCATCTGATCTCATACAGAGAAGAAATCAGTATCTTCCCACTTTTGTTAACACCTATTACAACCACCCA TTAAATCTGGTGGAGGGTAAAATGCAATATGTGTATGATGAAAATGGTCGAAGATATCTTGATGCATTTGGTGGAATTGCTACTGTTTCATGTGGTCATTGTCACCCTGATGTTGTTGAAGCAATTGTTAATCAGACTAGGCTTTTGCAACATACTACTGTTCTTTATTTGAATCATAATGTTGTTGATTTCGGTGAGGCACTTGCTGCTAAGATGCCAGGAGAACTCAag gttgTTTTCTTCACAAATTCTGGGACAGAAGCCAATGAGTTAGCTTTGATGATGGCAAGACTGTACACTGGCTGCCATGATATCATTTCCATTAGAAATGGTTACCATGGCAATGCAACCTCAACTATGGGTGTCACTGCGCAGTTTTATCACAAGTTTAATGTTGTACAG ACTGGAGTTCACCATGTCCTTAACCCAGATCCATACAGAGGAGTTTTTGGTTTGGATGGAGCGAAATATGCAAATGATGTTCAAGATATAATTAATCATGGAACTTGTGGTCATGTAGCTGGCTTTGTTGCTGAGGCCATTCAG GGAGTGGGTGGAGTGATAGAATTGGCTCCAGGTTACTTGCCTGCAGTTTATAGCATCATCAAAAAGGCAGGAGGTGTCTTTATAGCCGATGAGGTTCAGTCAGGTTTTGGTCGAACTGGTAGTCACTTTTGGGGCTTTGAGGCACATGGAATTGTCCCTGATATTGTAACATTGGCAAAG GGAATTGGTAATGGCGCACCTATTGGTGCAGTTGTAACAACTCCTGAGATTGCAAAAGTCCTGAAATATGCGTACTATTTTAGCACATTTGGAGGAAATCCTGTTTGTGCTGCAGCTGGATTAGCTGTTCTGAATGTAATTGAGAAGGATAAACTTCAGCAAAATGCATATGTTGTTGGATCATATTTAAAGGACCGCCTTAATTCACTAATGGAAAAGCATGAGA TAATTGGTGATGTAAGGGGAAGGGGAATGTTGCTTGGAGTTGAACTTGTGAAAGATAGGAAGCTGAAAACTCCTGTGAAAGATGAAAATATGCAGATCCTCGAACAGATGAAAG ATATGGGAGTGCTAGTTGGGAAAGGTGGCTTCTATGGAAATGTTTTAAGGATCACACCCCCACTTTGCTTCAATAAGGAAGATGCAG ATTTCCTAGTAGATGTGATGGACTACACAATGTCAAAGATGTGA